In one window of Mytilus trossulus isolate FHL-02 chromosome 7, PNRI_Mtr1.1.1.hap1, whole genome shotgun sequence DNA:
- the LOC134726960 gene encoding caspase-7-like, whose protein sequence is MRGIATKIAQDSIHEDSDCFVCVVASHGREKQTKTDTHGPFLEREQEILGVDGNEIRTSDFVAIFSDDKCKGLRGKPKFFFIQACRTAEVLKMDEGCPLRPLESLKLSQETHGNKFTNSAEEVPMVTMVSCPEDTLIMFASVSGNLAMRNPMYGSWMLQELYNCLDKNRKDLGKRNFLEILTHVLARLSKKETSAKQFFKQFSPGCFIHCLTKDVFMKEKVPEC, encoded by the exons ATGCGTGGTATAGCAACTAAAA TCGCTCAAGACAGTATTCACGAAGATTCGGACTGTTTTGTTTGCGTAGTAGCCTCACATGGCAGGGAGAAGCAAACTAAAACAGATACACATGGTCCCTTCCTTGAAAGAGAACAAGAAATATTGGGTGTGGATGGTAATGAAATAAGGACCAGTGATTTCGTTGCCATCTTTAGTGATGATAAATGCAAAGGTCTGCGTGGAAAGCCAAAATTCTTTTTCATCCAG GCTTGCAGGACAGCAGAAGTTTTGAAAATGGACGAAGGTTGTCCTCTACGTCCTTTAGAATCTTTGAAGCTTAGTCAAGAAACTCATGGGAATAAATTTACGAATTCAGCTGAAG aaGTTCCAATGGTTACAATGGTTTCTTGTCCAGAAGACACTTTAATCATGTTTGCATCGGTATCTG GGAATCTCGCAATGCGAAACCCAATGTATGGATCATGGATGCTCCAGGAATTGTACAATTGTTtagataaaaacagaaaagatcTCGGGAAAAGGAACTTTTTGGAAATTCTAACACATGTTTTAGCAAGGTTGAGTAAAAAAGAAACGTCAGctaaacaattttttaaacaattctcTCCTGGTTGCTTTATTCATTGTCTGACTAAGGACGTTTTCATGAAGGAGAAAGTTCCAGAGTGTTAA